The following are from one region of the Halictus rubicundus isolate RS-2024b chromosome 15, iyHalRubi1_principal, whole genome shotgun sequence genome:
- the LOC143361801 gene encoding glycosylated lysosomal membrane protein A, protein MSDRMYNVVLSLLLFVTSTNFGHCTERTLRSWVNPECGPLCKDTNLTTVYLRADGLNDTLHYLWDFGGNPSILLALTSPSAFLNISWEDFIAKKKNSITFTEEPVYTFGIVINKIIEFNDINDTALINITNTVNTNILHPMFFQWDRKTVITNNDFVSLNMEGNNYKDTLTNISRQGTVKLSLRGFCSLDHSEIIPHMLHTENSTQVDIILDHMEVNKTFANSRFAIELLVVGEGNPDIPLFIDPKKSLDDEHTPGVFEVVEVRTPPYRYINDYQTQGAYLQWRPVSYTSIARESTNSTETVQYSPIKVPDHISAIENSMLYCYYGDKVNDLLTQRIIVSLGTKGDGFYRRTFYSTWTFLIGYGTPPNEKFSYLVIMIISIGLGLPLVILIATGIYLCVRKLHKRNSESYISQ, encoded by the exons ATGTCAGACAGAATGTATAATGTTGTTCTGTCATTGTTATTGTTTGTAACGTCAACAAATTTCGGACATTGCACGGAAAGAACT TTACGATCATGGGTGAACCCTGAGTGTGGCCCACTATGTAAAGACACAAATTTGACAACAGTTTATCTAAGAGCCGATGGTCTGAACGACACCTTGCATTATTTATGGGATTTTGGTGGCAATCCGTCCATATTATTAGCCCTCACTTCACCTTCAGCATTCCTTAATATAAGCTGGGAAGACTTTATTGCCAAGAAGAAGAATTCGATAACATTCACAGAAGAACCTGTTTATACATTTGGTATAGTTATAAATAAG attatAGAATTTAACGATATAAATGACACAGCACTTATAAACATCACTAACACTGTAAATACAAACATTCTGCACCCCATGTTTTTTCAATGGGATCGAAAGACTGTAATTACAAACAATGATTTTGTTTCCCTGAACATGGAAGGCAATAACTACAAGGATACTCTTACAAATATTAGTAGACAAGGAACAGTGAAGCTCTCG ttgagAGGATTTTGTTCTCTTGACCATTCAGAGATTATACCACATATGCTGCACACTGAGAATTCCACTCAGGTGGACATTATACTCGACCATATGGAAGTCAACAAAACATTTGCCAATAGCAGATTTGCCATCGAGTTACTAGTGGTAGGGGAAGGAAATCCAGACATACCTTTGTTTATAGATCCTAAGAAAAGTTTGGACGATGAACACACTCCAGGTGTATTTGAG GTTGTTGAAGTTCGAACTCCACCTTACCGATATATAAATGATTATCAAACCCAAGGAGCTTACTTGCAGTGGAGACCAGTCTCCTATACAAGCATAGCTCGCGAATCAACGAATTCCACGGAAACGGTGCAATACTCGCCAATAAAAGTTCCAGACCATATAAGTGCAATTGAGAATTCTATGTTGTATTGTTATTACGGAGACAAAGTAAACGATCTGCTTACTCAAAGGATAATAGTATCACTGGGAACGAAAGGGGACGGTTTTTACCGAAGGACGTTCTATTCCACATG GACGTTTTTAATCGGTTACGGTACACCGCCCAACGAAAAATTCTCGTACCTGGTGATCATGATTATCTCCATTGGCCTCGGCCTTCCGCTCGTCATTCTAATAGCAACCGGTATATACTTGTGCGTGCGAAAGTTACACAAGCGAAATAGCGAGTCGTACATAAGTCAATGA